DNA from Variovorax sp. PBL-H6:
TCAGCCGGGACGGGGACAAAGGTGGCGCGAAAAAGATAGTATGCGGCGAGGATTGAAAGCCACACCAAAAAATAGATTTGAAATGGATTTCCAAATCCGAGGCGTCGATCGCACGCCAGCGCCAGACCGGCAGCCGTCAAAAACAACAATGCCTCAAGCACGCCCGAACCTCGCAAATCCCGCCAGCAATCCTGCGTCCAGTACCATGCGGCCGACCCACGCCCATGCCGCGCCGATGACGCCGTGTGAGACGACCATGAAGGTCAGGAAACCGATAAATATCGGCAATTCCGCAAGGTGCAGTTTAGCGGTGATATCTGCTCGCCCTTTTGCGTGGAGCAATGCGTAGAACATCGAACCGATGGCGTTGGCAAAAACGCCGATGCACAACACCTGGCCTATTACGACGGACTCGGGCCTCAGATCGTCCTTGATCCAGAGCGACAAGAACTTGGGCAATAGGAGTAATAGAGCGGAACAGACGATGGCCATTGTCACGGCAATCCTCCACAGCCATTTCTTGAAATAGGAAGGCCATTGATCTGGCTTCTCTCGAATGAGCTGGCTCAATCCAGGAAACATGACAGATGACACCGCCCCCGCCAGGACCAGGCTTTGGACCACCACCTCGTAGGGCAAGACATAGATGGACACCGCCGCCGCCGAGATAGCTGAAGCAATGAGGAACCGATCTGCCTGAACCAATATCGGACTCACGACGCCGCTCAGGGTGACCCAGGCGCCAAAGGAAAAGAGAGACGCGGCAACGCGGTTCGAATAAGCTCCATGCCGTTTCACACCCCCACCGGACTCCAGGCATCCGATGGCCAGGTGGCGAAATACGACGAGTGCGAGCCAACGACTGACAACGAGCGTCGAAACGAGCCACGGCAATTGCGTCGTCAAGAGAGACACAAGATAGGGGCCACCAAAATTGATGACGCCCAATCCCGCGCGCAGAAGGCTGATCTCTTTGAACTTCAGGAAGCCTTCATTCATGCCTCGGTACGTGGCCGTCATGGCTTGTGCAGGCAGGGCGATCGCTAGCAGCAGGATCGCGTCCCTGATTTCGCCGGTCGGTGTGCTGTCGGTACGGACCCAGGCGCCTACTCCCAGCGCTGCGGCCAAGGCGATCAAGATGCCGCCCAAGAGGCCGGCGAATAGCGTGATTCGCCCCGCAGTTGCCAGCACGTCGGGGATGCTGCCGAACTCCCCCATGCCGCGCAGCCCGGCGACCCTCTGAGTCAGGGCCCGGCCAATTCCGAGATCCATGGCGCCGGCATACCCGATCAGTCCCCAAGCGAGCGTCAGCAGGCCGAACCGCTCATGACCCAGTCGTTCGAGCATTTGAGGAACGGTGAGCGCTGCGACGGCCAAGGGGAGCAGCAGGCCACCGGCGTTCCAGGCGACATTCGACAAACGCATGCTCAGTGCCTTGCTTCTGCACGGACGCGATGGTCGGTGAAGGGCCACCCTCTCCAAGGACGCACGGCCCACATCATCATTCGCATGCCAGGTACCACTGAATAGCCTCAGGCAGACCCCGCGCGACGGTGTGGGTCGGCTCGTAGCTCAATAAGTTTCGGGCTTTTGAAATATCGGCGAGGCTGTGGCGTACGTCACCCGCGCGGAAGTCGCGATAGAGCGGCCGAGCATGAGGAGAGAGACCGAGTTCGCCCAGGTTCTTGCACAGGAGGGCGAACAACGAGTTCAAGGTAGTGCGAGCACCCACGGCCACGTTGTAGATCTGGTTCTTCGCTGCCGGGTCTTCCGTTGTCGCGGCCAGCAGATTGGCCTGGACAGCATTGACGACGTAGCAAAAATCGCGGCTTGTTTCGCCGTCCCCATTGATGTACACCGGCTCGCCACGAACGAGCGCCGCGGTCCATCTGGGAATCACGGCGGCATAGGCGCCATTCGGATCCTGGCGTTTGCCGAACACGTTGAAGTACCGCAGGCCGACCGTGCTGAAACCGTAGCACCTGTAGAACACATCGGCGTAGAGCTCGTTCACGAATTTCGTGACGGCATAGGGGCTCAGTGGTTTGCCGATGACGTCCTCCACCTTTGGCAGTTGCGGATGGTCACCGTAGGTGCTGCTGCTGGCGGCATAGACGAAGCTCTTGACTTGCGCCTGGCGCGCCGCGTCGAGCATGTTCAGGAAGCCGGTGACGTTAACGGCGTTCGTCGCCACAGGATCTGCCAGGCTGCGTGGAACGCTGCCCAGCGCGGCCTGGTGCAGGACATGCTGCACGCCCTCGCATGCCCGTCGACAGTCGTCCGGATTTCGGATATCTCCCTCCAGCAAGCTGAAGTTGTTCCACTGCCGGGAAAGGACCGAGGTTTCCACTTCACGGAGGTTGCGCTGGTGGCCGGTGGTGAAGTTGTCCAGGCCCACCACGCGCTGTTCGAGCCTGAGCAAGCTCTCCAGCAGGTTGCTGCCGATGAAGCCGGCCACACCCGTGACGAGCCAAGTGCGAGGCTGCGCAATGAGGCGCTGCTGCAGGCGCTCGTACGCGCTCGAGCCTGAGGAGCCGGCCATCCTATGCCTCGCCCTCTCAAAGTCGTCCGTCGGCAACGCCTGCCGGAAGGACACCCTTTACATCGAACAACACGGCACCGGGTTGGCCCAGCGCCCTGACGCCGGCTTCTCCGAGCGCGATGAACTGGCGATGGCTCACTGCCAGCACCACGGCGGAGTATTGGCCCGGAGCAGGTATCTCACTCAAACAACGCAGACCATGCTCCTGCTCCGCCTCGACCACGTCGATCCACGGATCGAATACGCTCACCTGCATGTTGTAGCCCTGGAGGGTTCGAACGATGTCGATCACCTTGGTATTGCGCACGTCCGGACAGTTCTCCTTAAAGCTCAGGCCCAGCACCAGCACCTTGCTGTTCAGCACTGGAAGGTTCTTGCGCAGCATGAGCTTGACGACTTCGTCGGCCACATGGACGGCCATGTGGTCGTTGATACGGCGACCAGCCAGGATCACCTGGGGGTGGTAGCCCACCTGCTCCGCCTTGTGCGTCAAGTAGTAGGGGTCCACGCCTATGCAGTGCCCCCCGACCAATCCCGGCCGGAACGGCAGAAAGTTCCATTTGGTGCCTGCAGCCTGCAGGACCTCCAACGTGTCGATCCCGAGCTTGCGGAAGATGAGACTCAGCTCGTTCATGAGGGCGATGTTCAGATCTCGCTGGGTGTTCTCGATCACCTTCGCGGCCTCGGCCACCTTGATACTGCTGGCCATGTGAGTTCCGGCGCTGATGATCTGGCCGTACAGCCGGTCAACTGCATCTGCCACCTCGGGCGTGCTGCCACTGGTCACCTTCTTGATGGTGGACAGGCGGCGCTCCTTGTCGCCCGGATTGATGCGCTCCGGGCTGTAGCCACAAAAGAAGTCGACATTGAACTTCTTGCCCGACACTCTCTCCAGCGCCGGCACGCACACCTCCTCGGTCGCACCGGGAAACACAGTCGACTCGTAGATGACGATCGCACCACTCGACATGACACGGGCCACGGTCTCGGTGGCAGCGATCAAGGCGCTGAGGTCGGGCCGGTTCGCAAGGTCCACAGGCGTGGGCACCGTGATGATGTAGACGCGGCACCCCGCGATGTCCTTGACGCAACTACTGAACCGAAGTTTGCTCGCGGCGCGCATTTCGTTGGGGCCGACTTCCAGCGTCGCGTCCTTGCCGGACTGCAGCTCTGCAATGCGCGATGTAGCGATGTCGAATCCAATCACTGTGCGCACCTTGCCGAATTCGACGGCAAGCGGCAGGCCCACATAGCCCAGGCCGACGATGGCGATCGCTTCGCTCTCGGCGATCAGCGACTGCGCCGTTTCGACGACCGCGCTCTTACCGGCACCTTGGCGCGCCCCGCAGGCCACATCGAACACTTCATCCCGTACATGTCTCATCATTTCCTCGATTCCCGCTGGGCGACAGGCTGCGGACTTTGCGTGTCTGTGAACATGGGCTGTATCAGTATTGATAGTTGACATAGCGGTACGCCCCGAATTTCGAACCCCCGTACCGGCGCCTGGTCGTATCGAGGTCGTTGAAGATCACCCCGTTGACCGTGGCGCCGGCACCAAGCAGTCGCTTTGCCGATTCCTGCAGCTCGCCTGCACTGCTTGCATCGGCTCGCGCCACCAGAAAGATTGCGCCGGCCATCGGCGCGAGAATGGCGGTATCGGACGCTGCCAGGACCGGCGGTGTATCGACGATGACCCAGTCGTAGTGCCTGGCGGCCTGTTGCAGAAATGCCTGGACCGAAGGCTTCATCAGCAGTTCGGCCGCATTCGGCGGCAACACCCCGGTCGAAAGGAAATCCACGTTGGGCGCTATCTCACGATGCACCGCCTTGTCCCACGGCAAGCTGCCGCTGATAACTTCGCTCAAGCCTTCCTTGCGATTTACGCCGATGTCGTGGTTCAAACGACCCTTACGCAAATCACCGTCGATCAGCAGGACCTTCTTGTCGGCTGCGCCAAGGACGGCCGCCAGATTTGCGCTCACAAAGGACTTGCCGACTCCCGGCGTCGGGCCGCTGATCAGGATGATGTTGACGGCTGAGTCCAGCATGGTGAACTGCAGCGCCGTTCGGAAACTTCGAAGGCTTTCCACCACCGCGTCCTGGGGATTCGCCGTGGCGAGCATCGGACGCCTGGTGACGGATTTGCTGGCTTCACGCACGAGCTTCGCCTGCGCATCGGAATGCGGCACGGTAGCAAATACATGCAGTCCGGTGCGTTGCTCGATCTCGGCCGGGTCCTTGAGGCCGGGCCGCAAGCTGCTGCGCACGAAGGCCAATGCGAAGCCACCCATCAGGCCAAGAGTGGCTGCAAGCAGGACCGACAGAGCGCGCAAGGGCTTCGCCGGCTTTCTCGGCGAAGCGGCCGCATCCACGATGCGCACATTTGCGACCTTGCCCTCCTTCACCAGCCGCAGCTGCTGCGCGTTGTCGAGCAGCTTCAGGTATAGCTCGCTGTTGACCTTCACGTCTCGCGTGAGGCGCAGAAGTTCCTGCTCTACGTCGGGGAGCGTCTTGATACGCTTGTTCACTTCAGCCAACTCGCGTTGGAGACCGGCGATCTGCGCATCGATCGTACGAATGCTGTAGTGCTCCGCGGTGTAGCGCGCGCGCAATTCGTTGCGCTTCTGCTGCAGTTCGACTACACCCGCCTGCAGCTTGACCGCCTCCTCAAGGATCAGCTTTCCCTCGGTGTCCAGGTCGAAGCTATTGTTGCGATTTCGGAACTGGCTGAACTTGGTCTCGGCCGCCTCCAACTGCTTGCGCAATTCGGGCAGGAAGGTGCTCAGAAAGCCCAACGACTTTTCCGCCTCGGCGACCTTGCGCTCTACGTTCTGCCGCACGTAGAGCGTGCCGATCTCATTGAGCACGCGGGCAATCTCGCGGGAATCTCTACCTTCGAGACTGACCCGGATCACGCCGGACTGCTTGCCCTCTTCCGCGATCACGAGGTCCTTTTGGAGCTGTTCGATGATCTCCAGGCGGACATGGCGCGTGAGGTCGAATTCAGCGCCCGGCTTGCCCTGTGCAGCGCTCACCAGCAACAGGCCTTGCTCGCCGACCATCGAAAACGCCAGCGGCTGCCCGATTCGCTGCGCGCCCAAACGCTCGTTGTCAGGCGACAGCAGCTCGTAGCCTTGCGCAGTCAGTCGCACACGAAAGCGCTCGCCTTCCAGCGCCTCGGGCACCTCGAAGCGGTCAACCCGCAACGACTCGTTGCCGCTCACATAGCCCGCCAACATCAGGAAGCCGGGGTCGGATGGCTCGCTTGCATGACGCGCCAGCCAGGATCCGAAGATCGGCAGATATTTCGGGCTCACCTCCACGTCGAGTCCCAGGTTTTCCACCGTCTGCCCGAGCACCAGGCGCGAGCGAAGGATCTGCATCTCGGCCGAGGCGGGAGAGCGGATATCGAACAGGCTGGCAGCGTCGCCTAGCAACGTGCCAGCGCCACCCTTGCTTTCTTCCACCTGCACCATGGTGCTGGCTCGAAAGACGGGCGTGGCGAGCAACGCATAAGCCACGCCGAAGAGGAGACCCAGCACGGTCACAGCTGCGATGAGCCAACGGTTGTCGAGAACCACGTCAAGCAGCTCGAGCAGGCTGATCTCGTCTTTCGGCCGCGATAGCAGCGGCGCGTTTCCGGTGATGGGAGCAGGGGTGTTCATTCGCAATGGACGACGGGCTGTCGTGGCAGACCGCGGCTGCAATCCAGCTCTCGGATGCGCCGTACCCACGCGGTGACGCCGGCGGCGACGTCGATACAGGCTGCTTCGAAGGTTTTGCGGGATTTGCGGTACGGATCAGCGATGTCGGAGCCGGCTGCCTCGCCCAGCCTGAACACCTTTCCCCATACCTGGGGATATCGCCGCCTGAGCTCGGCGGCATGGCGTTGCTCCATCACCAGCACGAGGTCGGCGGCCCGGCACATCGCAAAGGTCACGAGCTGGGCGCGATGAACGGAAAGATCGAGCCCCCGTGCTGCCGCGAAC
Protein-coding regions in this window:
- a CDS encoding nucleotide sugar dehydrogenase, giving the protein MMRHVRDEVFDVACGARQGAGKSAVVETAQSLIAESEAIAIVGLGYVGLPLAVEFGKVRTVIGFDIATSRIAELQSGKDATLEVGPNEMRAASKLRFSSCVKDIAGCRVYIITVPTPVDLANRPDLSALIAATETVARVMSSGAIVIYESTVFPGATEEVCVPALERVSGKKFNVDFFCGYSPERINPGDKERRLSTIKKVTSGSTPEVADAVDRLYGQIISAGTHMASSIKVAEAAKVIENTQRDLNIALMNELSLIFRKLGIDTLEVLQAAGTKWNFLPFRPGLVGGHCIGVDPYYLTHKAEQVGYHPQVILAGRRINDHMAVHVADEVVKLMLRKNLPVLNSKVLVLGLSFKENCPDVRNTKVIDIVRTLQGYNMQVSVFDPWIDVVEAEQEHGLRCLSEIPAPGQYSAVVLAVSHRQFIALGEAGVRALGQPGAVLFDVKGVLPAGVADGRL
- a CDS encoding low molecular weight protein-tyrosine-phosphatase yields the protein MTRHILILCSGNICRSPVAAALLAHELPGKTIRSAGLAAPVGAPADPLAIEFAAARGLDLSVHRAQLVTFAMCRAADLVLVMEQRHAAELRRRYPQVWGKVFRLGEAAGSDIADPYRKSRKTFEAACIDVAAGVTAWVRRIRELDCSRGLPRQPVVHCE
- a CDS encoding oligosaccharide flippase family protein, encoding MRLSNVAWNAGGLLLPLAVAALTVPQMLERLGHERFGLLTLAWGLIGYAGAMDLGIGRALTQRVAGLRGMGEFGSIPDVLATAGRITLFAGLLGGILIALAAALGVGAWVRTDSTPTGEIRDAILLLAIALPAQAMTATYRGMNEGFLKFKEISLLRAGLGVINFGGPYLVSLLTTQLPWLVSTLVVSRWLALVVFRHLAIGCLESGGGVKRHGAYSNRVAASLFSFGAWVTLSGVVSPILVQADRFLIASAISAAAVSIYVLPYEVVVQSLVLAGAVSSVMFPGLSQLIREKPDQWPSYFKKWLWRIAVTMAIVCSALLLLLPKFLSLWIKDDLRPESVVIGQVLCIGVFANAIGSMFYALLHAKGRADITAKLHLAELPIFIGFLTFMVVSHGVIGAAWAWVGRMVLDAGLLAGFARFGRA
- a CDS encoding NAD-dependent epimerase/dehydratase family protein — protein: MAGSSGSSAYERLQQRLIAQPRTWLVTGVAGFIGSNLLESLLRLEQRVVGLDNFTTGHQRNLREVETSVLSRQWNNFSLLEGDIRNPDDCRRACEGVQHVLHQAALGSVPRSLADPVATNAVNVTGFLNMLDAARQAQVKSFVYAASSSTYGDHPQLPKVEDVIGKPLSPYAVTKFVNELYADVFYRCYGFSTVGLRYFNVFGKRQDPNGAYAAVIPRWTAALVRGEPVYINGDGETSRDFCYVVNAVQANLLAATTEDPAAKNQIYNVAVGARTTLNSLFALLCKNLGELGLSPHARPLYRDFRAGDVRHSLADISKARNLLSYEPTHTVARGLPEAIQWYLACE
- a CDS encoding polysaccharide biosynthesis tyrosine autokinase; the protein is MNTPAPITGNAPLLSRPKDEISLLELLDVVLDNRWLIAAVTVLGLLFGVAYALLATPVFRASTMVQVEESKGGAGTLLGDAASLFDIRSPASAEMQILRSRLVLGQTVENLGLDVEVSPKYLPIFGSWLARHASEPSDPGFLMLAGYVSGNESLRVDRFEVPEALEGERFRVRLTAQGYELLSPDNERLGAQRIGQPLAFSMVGEQGLLLVSAAQGKPGAEFDLTRHVRLEIIEQLQKDLVIAEEGKQSGVIRVSLEGRDSREIARVLNEIGTLYVRQNVERKVAEAEKSLGFLSTFLPELRKQLEAAETKFSQFRNRNNSFDLDTEGKLILEEAVKLQAGVVELQQKRNELRARYTAEHYSIRTIDAQIAGLQRELAEVNKRIKTLPDVEQELLRLTRDVKVNSELYLKLLDNAQQLRLVKEGKVANVRIVDAAASPRKPAKPLRALSVLLAATLGLMGGFALAFVRSSLRPGLKDPAEIEQRTGLHVFATVPHSDAQAKLVREASKSVTRRPMLATANPQDAVVESLRSFRTALQFTMLDSAVNIILISGPTPGVGKSFVSANLAAVLGAADKKVLLIDGDLRKGRLNHDIGVNRKEGLSEVISGSLPWDKAVHREIAPNVDFLSTGVLPPNAAELLMKPSVQAFLQQAARHYDWVIVDTPPVLAASDTAILAPMAGAIFLVARADASSAGELQESAKRLLGAGATVNGVIFNDLDTTRRRYGGSKFGAYRYVNYQY